Proteins encoded in a region of the Osmerus mordax isolate fOsmMor3 chromosome 17, fOsmMor3.pri, whole genome shotgun sequence genome:
- the LOC136960157 gene encoding leucine-rich repeat neuronal protein 3: protein MKAVRFVEGLCVWLAMASSVLGSEERQDCPELCVCETRPWFSPNSIYMEAPTIDCNDLGLFSLPARLPADTQVLLLQTNNIAKIEKPLDYLANVTEIDLSQNNLSSVRDVQLGLMPQLQSLHLEENWIKELPDSCLAHLAGLQELYLNHNLLSFISATAFQGLRKLLRLHLNSNRLQVIDRAWFEATPGLEILMIGENPVVSIQDLNFNPLSNLRSLVLTRMNLSQLSDYALAGLDNLESISFYDNTFPEVPHAALRNLKNLKFLDLNKNPIGRIQRGDFVDMFHLKELGINSMPELVSIDSFALSNLPELTKIEATNNPKLSYIHPNAFYKLPRLETLMLNGNALSALHRITVESLPNLREVSMHSNPIRCDCVVRWMNMNKTSLRFMEPDSLFCVEPPEYEGQHVRQVHFREMMEICLPLISPESMPGHISAETGSSVSLHCRAFAEPEPEIYWITPFGTRILPNTVSDTFYMHPEGTFDIYDITEAEAGLYTCVAHNLVGADLRSVSVEVNGYFPQPINGSLKVNIQSVDTNSVLVSWKASRGSMAPNIKWYVATDANQPTMAFTARVPSDITVYNLTHLSPATQYKVCVDVRSIHYQHDTKCVNVTTKGLELAVQASERWDAAVVAVFGVLLTVVCVACLLVYVSLRSHHLYGDARKCPSKLSLTSEDATLSPPFFTRLRVSGRGLPRAVEVKATVVNVSDNAF from the coding sequence ATGAAGGCCGTGCGGTTTgtggaggggttgtgtgtgtggctggccaTGGCCTCCTCTGTGCTGGGCTctgaggagaggcaggactgccccgagctatgtgtgtgtgagaccaggcCCTGGTTCTCCCCCAACTCCATCTACATGGAAGCCCCCACCATCGACTGTAATGATTTGGGACTTTTCTCTCTGCCGGCGAGATTACCTGCCGACACACAGGTGCTGCTCTTGCAGACCAACAACATCGCTAAGATCGAGAAACCCCTGGATTACCTGGCCAACGTCACAGAGATTGACTTGTCCCAAAACAACCTGTCGTCCGTGCGGGACGTCCAGCTGGGGCTGATGCCTCAGCTGCAGTCCCTCCACCTGGAGGAGAACTGGATCAAAGAGCTGCCAGACAGCTGCCTGGCCCATCTGGCTGGCCTGCAGGAACTCTACCTCAACCacaacctcctctccttcatctccgcCACGGCCTTCCAGGGCCTCCGCAAACTGCTGCGTCTGCACCTCAACTCCAACAGGCTGCAGGTGATCGACAGAGCCTGGTTCGAGGCCACGCCTGGCCTGGAGATCCTGATGATTGGGGAGAACCCTGTGGTCTCCATCCAGGACCTGAATTTCAACCCCCTCAGTAATCTCCGCAGCTTGGTGCTGACCAGGATGAACCTGTCCCAACTGTCTGATTATGCTCTGGCTGGCCTCGACAACCTGGAGAGTATCTCCTTCTACGATAACACGTTCCCCGAGGTTCCTCACGCCGCCCTGAGGAACCTGAAGAACCTCAAATTCCTGGACCTGAACAAGAACCCCATTGGGAGGATCCAGCGGGGCGACTTTGTTGACATGTTCCACCTCAAGGAGCTCGGGATCAACAGCATGCCAGAGCTGGTGTCCATCGACAGCTTTGCCCTGAGCAACCTTCCCGAGCTGACCAAGATAGAAGCGACCAACAACCCCAAGCTCTCTTACATCCACCCCAATGCCTTCTACAAGCTGCCCAGACTGGAGACGCTCATGCTGAACGGGAACGCCCTCAGCGCTCTGCACAGGATCACGGTGGAATCCCTGCCCAACCTGCGGGAGGTCAGCATGCACAGCAATCCCATCCGCTGCGACTGTGTGGTGCGCTGGATGAACATGAACAAGACCAGCCTGCGCTTCATGGAGCCCGACTCCCTGTTCTGCGTGGAGCCTCCGGAGTACGAGGGGCAGCACGTCAGGCAGGTCCACTTCCGAGAGATGATGGAGATCTGccttcccctcatctccccgGAGAGCATGCCTGGACACATCAGCGCCGAAACGGGCAGttccgtctctctccactgcagAGCCTTCGCAGAACCGGAACCAGAGATCTACTGGATCACTCCGTTCGGAACCCGGATTCTGCCTAACACCGTTTCTGATACATTTTACATGCACCCAGAAGGAACCTTTGACATCTATGACATCACTGAGGCAGAGGCGGGGCTGTACACCTGCGTGGCCCACAACCTTGTGGGGGCGGACCTGAGGTCTGTCTCTGTGGAGGTGAACGGCTATTTCCCCCAGCCAATCAACGGATCTCTCAAGGTCAACATCCAATCAGTGGACACCAACTCGGTCCTGGTGTCCTGGAAGGCATCCCGTGGCAGCATGGCGCCCAACATCAAGTGGTACGTCGCCACAGAcgccaaccagccaaccatgGCCTTCACCGCCCGTGTCCCCTCTGACATCACCGTCTATAATCTCACCCACCTGAGCCCGGCCACACAGTACAAGGTGTGCGTGGACGTGCGTAGCATCCACTACCAGCACGACACCAAGTGTGTCAACGTGACCAccaaggggctggagctggcgGTGCAGGCCTCGGAGCGCTGGGACGCGGCGGTGGTGGCGGTGTTCGGCGTGCTGCTGACGGTGGTTTGCGTGGCCTGCCTGCTGGTCTACGTGTCCCTGAGGAGCCACCACCTCTACGGAGATGCGAGGAAGTGTCCCTCCAAGCTTTCCCTGACGTCTGAGGATGCCACActgtcccctcccttcttcaccAGACTGCGGGTCTCTGGGAGAGGGCTGCCCAGAGCTGTAGAGGTGAAAGCCACAGTCGTAAACGTATCCGACAACGCCTTTTAA